One Mercurialis annua linkage group LG3, ddMerAnnu1.2, whole genome shotgun sequence DNA window includes the following coding sequences:
- the LOC126671906 gene encoding uncharacterized protein LOC126671906, which produces MKFVTLLRPIRTRYALRQVTGPLQARFFQHDFVPRDPKANPKKYKYPAFYDPYGPRPPASDRIVQLAESIAALPLEERRQIGPTLHNKLNLPKLQTISTEGMDLSGQGSPAAGAAKVEEKKEKTAFDVKLEKFDAAAKIKVIKEVRAFTNLGLKEAKDLVEKVPAVLKQGVTKEEANSIIEKIKAAGGVAVME; this is translated from the coding sequence GTACCCGTTACGCTCTCAGACAAGTAACTGGTCCGCTACAGGCTCGTTTTTTCCAGCATGATTTTGTTCCTAGAGATCCCAAGGCCAACCCCAAAAAGTACAAATATCCTGCATTTTATGATCCATATGGTCCTAGACCTCCAGCCTCCGATAGAATTGTTCAATTAGCTGAAAGCATTGCTGCCTTACCTCTCGAGGAGCGACGCCAGATTGGCCCTACTCTCCATAACAAGTTAAACCTTCCAAAACTGCAGACAATTTCAACAGAAGGTATGGACTTGAGTGGCCAAGGAAGCCCAGCTGCTGGAGCTGCAAAGGTTGAGGAGAAGAAGGAGAAAACAGCATTTGATGTGAAGTTGGAGAAATTTGATGCTGCTGCTAAAATCAAGGTCATTAAAGAGGTTAGAGCTTTTACTAATTTGGGGTTGAAGGAGGCTAAAGACTTGGTCGAGAAGGTACCTGCGGTGCTTAAACAGGGGGTTACCAAAGAGGAAGCAAATAGTATAATAGAGAAGATCAAAGCTGCCGGGGGAGTTGCAGTTATGGAGTAA